One genomic window of Bacillus mycoides includes the following:
- a CDS encoding cupin domain-containing protein: MSQFVNSTMEGENFSAVQVGKWENLLQYKNGNPFKAPGKVFLKDDLQCTGMEVSLNVFPPGISMPFYHKHRENEELYIFVKGQGEFKIDDEILEIKEGTVIRVAQEGERIWRNNSSEPLYFICIQARANTLEESNIEDGIKLDKSVEWIEK, encoded by the coding sequence ATGAGTCAATTTGTTAATTCAACAATGGAAGGTGAAAATTTTAGTGCTGTTCAAGTAGGAAAGTGGGAGAATCTGCTTCAATATAAAAATGGAAATCCATTCAAAGCTCCTGGAAAGGTATTTCTTAAAGATGACTTACAATGTACAGGGATGGAAGTTTCACTAAATGTTTTCCCTCCAGGCATTTCAATGCCCTTTTATCATAAGCATAGAGAAAATGAAGAGCTGTATATCTTCGTCAAAGGACAAGGGGAATTCAAGATTGATGATGAAATCCTTGAAATCAAAGAGGGTACTGTCATAAGGGTGGCACAAGAGGGGGAAAGAATTTGGCGTAACAATTCAAGTGAACCTCTCTATTTTATTTGTATTCAAGCTAGGGCAAATACTTTGGAAGAAAGTAATATCGAGGATGGTATTAAGCTAGATAAATCCGTTGAATGGATTGAAAAATAG
- a CDS encoding PLP-dependent aminotransferase family protein, with protein MYKYLHILNDLESVIQNGEIKEGKKLPSIRSLVTQYECNKATVIRALHELEKRHIIYSVPQSGYYVVKKSGSYIENNEMIDFASSAPDPDVFPYLDFQHCINKAIDTYKNDLFVYGTPKGLPSLIPVIQKQLANYQVFTKEENIFITSGVQQALVILTSIPFPNGHSTILIEQPSYHLYIEYVETNNIPVIGIKRTHEGIDLNELERIFRTEKIKFFYTTPRFHHPLGTSYSKDEKEKIVLLAKKYNVFIVEDDYLADLETDSKADPLYSLHNCNHVIYLKSYSKIIFPGLRVGVAVIPPAIANAFHKYKKILDIDSPMISQAALEIYIKSGMFERHKNKIKSSYNNRSKKLAETLEKVHNENPLLFKYKKYNTIGIHTCLEINKTSVLEMFLQKLSDIQINIDTIDKNYLRDFPKERLLKLNVSNVKENQIEEGIRKVIEEIKQSQRLNFQFKKE; from the coding sequence ATGTATAAGTATTTACATATTTTAAACGATTTAGAAAGTGTGATTCAAAATGGTGAGATAAAAGAAGGAAAGAAATTACCGTCTATACGGTCACTCGTCACGCAATATGAATGTAATAAGGCGACTGTAATACGAGCGCTGCATGAATTAGAAAAGCGTCATATTATTTATTCTGTACCTCAAAGTGGATACTACGTTGTTAAGAAATCTGGGAGTTACATAGAAAATAACGAGATGATTGATTTTGCTTCCTCAGCACCAGATCCAGATGTTTTTCCATACTTAGATTTTCAACATTGTATTAATAAGGCAATTGATACATATAAAAATGATTTGTTTGTATACGGAACACCGAAAGGTTTACCATCTTTAATTCCAGTTATTCAAAAACAGCTGGCAAATTATCAAGTCTTTACAAAAGAAGAAAATATCTTTATCACATCAGGTGTGCAGCAAGCACTTGTTATATTGACTTCTATACCGTTTCCAAATGGACATAGCACGATTCTAATTGAACAGCCAAGTTACCATTTATATATTGAATATGTAGAAACAAATAACATCCCTGTAATCGGAATTAAGCGTACGCATGAAGGGATAGATTTAAATGAACTAGAGAGGATATTCAGAACAGAAAAAATTAAATTCTTTTATACAACTCCAAGGTTTCATCATCCACTTGGAACGTCTTATTCTAAAGATGAGAAAGAAAAAATCGTGCTATTGGCCAAGAAGTATAATGTATTTATAGTGGAAGATGATTATTTAGCAGATTTAGAAACAGATTCAAAAGCAGATCCGTTATATAGCTTACATAATTGTAATCATGTCATATATTTGAAAAGTTACTCGAAGATTATTTTTCCAGGTTTACGAGTCGGTGTGGCGGTTATTCCACCAGCTATTGCAAATGCTTTCCATAAATATAAAAAAATTTTAGACATTGATAGTCCAATGATATCTCAAGCTGCTTTAGAAATTTATATAAAGAGTGGCATGTTCGAACGCCATAAAAATAAAATTAAATCCTCCTATAATAATAGATCAAAAAAACTAGCAGAAACATTAGAAAAAGTGCATAATGAAAACCCACTTTTATTTAAATATAAAAAGTATAATACAATAGGAATCCATACTTGTTTAGAAATAAATAAAACCAGTGTTTTGGAAATGTTTTTACAAAAATTGAGTGATATTCAAATAAATATTGATACTATTGATAAAAATTATCTAAGGGATTTTCCTAAAGAAAGACTGTTAAAGTTAAATGTATCGAATGTAAAAGAAAATCAGATAGAAGAAGGTATACGCAAAGTAATTGAGGAAATCAAACAATCACAACGTCTAAATTTTCAATTTAAAAAAGAATAA
- a CDS encoding DUF421 domain-containing protein has product MNILFESIILILTGIIVLKLTGSKSVSQMTRAEIIIVVSIGRIIVEPVLSRKVVPSIFAAFIFASVLLIIHFFELKSRKVEKFLNGTSIIVIENGEVLKKNLLRAKMSEQQLFMHLREKGIHEIKNLQQATVETNGRIGYQLTTKAQPVTLEMLEKLLEQYNLKK; this is encoded by the coding sequence ATGAATATACTTTTTGAAAGCATTATTTTAATCCTCACTGGAATTATTGTTTTGAAATTGACAGGTAGTAAATCTGTTAGCCAAATGACTAGAGCTGAAATTATTATTGTTGTTTCTATAGGACGTATTATTGTAGAACCTGTATTAAGTAGGAAAGTAGTCCCATCTATTTTTGCTGCGTTTATTTTTGCGAGTGTTTTACTTATCATTCATTTTTTTGAATTGAAATCACGAAAAGTAGAAAAGTTTCTAAATGGAACTAGCATTATTGTTATAGAAAACGGAGAAGTTTTAAAAAAGAATTTATTACGCGCAAAAATGTCAGAACAACAATTATTTATGCATCTGAGAGAAAAAGGTATACATGAAATCAAGAATTTACAACAAGCAACTGTAGAAACGAATGGACGGATTGGGTATCAACTAACTACTAAGGCACAACCAGTTACTTTGGAAATGTTAGAGAAGCTATTAGAGCAATACAATCTTAAAAAATAG
- a CDS encoding SDR family oxidoreductase, whose translation MKPLQGKVAVVAGATRGAGRGIAMMLGEAGATVYVTGRSTKGNLSCMGRTETIEETAELVTKQGGIGIAVRVDHTIEEDIKVLFTKIQEEQNGQLDILVNDVWGGDPLTEWEKPFWEHNLHNGLLMQQRAVHSHIMTSHYGVPLMVNNKKGLVIEITDGVDYQYRGNLYYSLAKVSTIHLAEAMAKDLEQHNITAVAVSPGFLRSEAMLDIFGVTEENWRDGAKQDPHFIASETPFFVGRAVTALASDPNIHEKTGRALSSWELGREYGFTDMDGRRPDWGKYFEENVLNQN comes from the coding sequence ATGAAACCATTACAAGGTAAAGTAGCAGTTGTGGCCGGAGCAACAAGAGGTGCTGGAAGAGGTATTGCGATGATGCTTGGAGAAGCTGGAGCAACTGTATATGTAACAGGAAGAAGTACAAAAGGGAATCTATCCTGTATGGGAAGAACAGAAACGATTGAAGAAACGGCAGAGCTTGTAACAAAGCAAGGCGGAATCGGAATCGCAGTTCGTGTTGACCATACAATAGAAGAAGATATTAAAGTTTTATTTACAAAGATTCAAGAAGAACAAAATGGACAGCTTGATATTTTAGTAAACGATGTTTGGGGCGGCGATCCTTTAACAGAATGGGAGAAACCTTTCTGGGAACACAACTTACATAACGGACTACTCATGCAACAAAGAGCTGTTCATTCTCATATAATGACAAGCCATTACGGTGTACCATTAATGGTAAATAATAAAAAGGGACTTGTAATTGAAATTACAGATGGTGTCGATTATCAATACCGAGGCAATTTATACTATAGTTTAGCAAAAGTCTCAACAATTCATTTAGCAGAAGCAATGGCGAAAGATTTAGAACAACACAATATTACAGCTGTCGCAGTTAGTCCAGGATTCCTTCGTTCAGAAGCGATGCTAGATATATTTGGTGTAACAGAGGAGAATTGGCGAGACGGAGCAAAACAAGATCCTCATTTTATCGCATCTGAAACGCCTTTCTTCGTTGGGAGAGCAGTCACAGCTTTAGCAAGCGATCCAAATATTCATGAAAAAACTGGCCGAGCGCTAAGTTCATGGGAATTAGGAAGAGAGTATGGATTTACAGATATGGATGGAAGGCGACCAGACTGGGGAAAATATTTTGAAGAAAATGTTTTAAATCAAAATTAA
- a CDS encoding CPBP family intramembrane glutamic endopeptidase, giving the protein METRIMGTGKKIDSKSLLALSLLIISGIVYQLFAFLGDNMPEVLGMILEALWNVALCGIIGYYFLGKISLDQFKHFKFKTLLWGVPLTIIVGMGSSLIFSYIFEPATKNSVAGVISISMILYRVPFMLMGEELLCTNIIIALQKLGLKFGTASLICSVLFALWHIPSYGFVPMQLLITIIPVRLALNYIWKNSKSIWISWICHLIFDIISFIPMLK; this is encoded by the coding sequence GTGGAAACAAGGATTATGGGAACAGGGAAGAAAATTGATTCAAAATCTCTTTTGGCTTTAAGTTTATTAATTATTTCTGGGATTGTATATCAACTCTTCGCATTTTTAGGGGATAATATGCCCGAAGTATTAGGAATGATTCTTGAAGCTTTATGGAATGTTGCATTATGCGGAATTATAGGATACTATTTTTTAGGGAAAATATCGTTAGATCAATTTAAACATTTTAAGTTTAAGACATTACTTTGGGGTGTGCCTTTAACTATAATCGTGGGTATGGGTTCCAGCTTAATATTCAGCTACATTTTTGAACCTGCAACTAAAAATTCTGTTGCTGGAGTCATAAGTATTTCTATGATTTTATATCGTGTTCCCTTTATGTTAATGGGCGAAGAGTTGCTATGTACTAATATAATTATTGCATTACAAAAATTAGGATTGAAATTTGGCACGGCATCATTAATATGTAGTGTGTTGTTCGCTTTATGGCATATTCCATCTTATGGTTTTGTGCCAATGCAGTTACTAATAACTATAATCCCAGTTAGATTAGCACTAAATTATATATGGAAAAATTCAAAAAGTATTTGGATAAGTTGGATTTGTCACCTTATTTTTGACATTATTTCATTTATACCAATGCTTAAATAA
- a CDS encoding DMT family transporter — MKNTTKAYISALLYSFIIGFSFMFVKLALTITSPLDTLAHRFTVAFIAASIPVIFGFVKLNISFKNILALLPLAIFYPALFFAFQAFGLVYTSSSEAGIIQAAIPIFTMILASYFLKEYTNIWQKTSVLVSVIGVIYIFIMNGIGAHETSFIGVILILLSALSSACYNVLARKMTKKFKLMDLTYTMTAIGFISFNLIAIADHINKGTITMYFKPFTNGTFLISILYLGLLSSLLTALLLNYSLSYIEAAKISVFSNLSTLITIIAGVVFLHEQIAYYHIIGTLMIVLGVIGTNFFGKKGIITKKKNISMNK, encoded by the coding sequence ATGAAAAATACAACAAAAGCATATATATCAGCATTACTCTATTCATTTATTATTGGATTTTCATTTATGTTTGTGAAACTAGCACTAACCATTACGAGCCCTCTTGATACCCTTGCTCACCGTTTTACAGTTGCTTTCATAGCAGCAAGCATTCCGGTTATTTTCGGTTTTGTAAAGTTAAATATATCATTCAAAAACATACTTGCCCTTTTACCACTTGCAATATTTTATCCAGCACTGTTCTTTGCTTTCCAAGCATTTGGTCTAGTATATACAAGTTCATCTGAAGCTGGAATTATACAGGCTGCTATCCCTATATTTACGATGATACTAGCTTCCTATTTTTTAAAAGAGTATACAAATATATGGCAAAAAACATCTGTACTCGTTTCTGTCATCGGTGTCATTTATATATTTATCATGAATGGTATCGGTGCCCATGAAACTAGCTTCATCGGAGTTATTCTCATCCTGTTATCGGCATTATCATCTGCTTGCTACAATGTATTAGCTCGAAAAATGACAAAGAAATTCAAGCTAATGGATTTAACCTACACAATGACAGCAATCGGTTTTATTAGTTTTAATTTAATTGCTATCGCTGATCATATAAATAAAGGCACAATAACTATGTACTTTAAGCCATTTACAAACGGTACATTTCTTATATCCATTTTATATTTAGGATTACTATCATCCTTACTAACGGCCTTATTATTAAACTATTCATTATCTTATATTGAAGCAGCTAAAATAAGTGTTTTTAGCAACTTATCTACACTTATTACTATAATTGCAGGTGTTGTATTCTTACACGAGCAAATTGCCTACTATCATATTATCGGTACACTTATGATTGTTCTTGGCGTAATAGGCACAAATTTTTTTGGTAAAAAAGGAATTATAACGAAAAAGAAGAATATCTCTATGAATAAATAA
- a CDS encoding phosphotransferase enzyme family protein, with product MFGKEVKMNNIEKEILKLINKLYPLDFIEMKPITNEMYQCLTAQGTYFVRITNYKTFEEQLEEVTYTNFLYQKGLGVPPIIPSLKGNLVEKITLDKEVFAVLYKAAPGIHLPRNEWNSNVFKKLGQQTGKLHRVSKNFESIEPVKHINDWYENEEYNFLNYIPKEETTIREIASDVLTSIKELPKSTSNYGLIHGDLWLENILVDNDLNLTMIDFQDCEKHFYIFDLAVPVYSAIEYSFVGNGNIVDYENSITNAIIDGYQEENEIPKEMIDLFPLFIKLKEIFEYSLMHMYWNKEELTEEQVRIMNLYRIKIEKSHSLNTVGFL from the coding sequence ATGTTTGGAAAGGAAGTTAAAATGAATAATATAGAAAAAGAGATACTTAAACTAATTAATAAACTATATCCATTGGATTTTATTGAAATGAAACCAATAACAAATGAAATGTATCAATGTCTCACAGCACAAGGTACTTACTTCGTTAGAATTACAAACTATAAAACATTTGAAGAGCAATTAGAAGAAGTTACATATACGAACTTTTTATATCAAAAGGGATTAGGAGTCCCCCCCATAATACCTTCTTTAAAGGGGAATTTAGTAGAGAAAATAACATTAGACAAAGAAGTTTTTGCTGTATTATATAAAGCTGCTCCTGGTATACATTTACCAAGAAACGAATGGAATTCTAATGTATTTAAAAAGCTTGGTCAACAAACTGGTAAATTACATCGTGTATCTAAAAATTTTGAAAGTATTGAACCAGTAAAACATATAAACGACTGGTATGAAAATGAAGAGTATAATTTTCTTAACTATATCCCAAAAGAAGAAACTACTATAAGAGAAATTGCATCTGACGTTTTAACTTCTATAAAGGAGCTGCCAAAGTCCACTTCAAATTACGGCTTAATTCATGGAGATTTATGGTTAGAAAACATATTAGTGGACAATGATTTAAATTTAACAATGATTGATTTTCAAGACTGTGAAAAACATTTTTACATATTCGATTTAGCTGTTCCAGTCTATAGCGCGATAGAATATTCTTTCGTTGGGAATGGCAACATAGTCGACTATGAGAATTCTATTACAAATGCAATAATCGACGGATACCAAGAAGAAAATGAGATTCCTAAAGAAATGATAGATCTATTTCCATTGTTTATTAAATTAAAGGAGATATTCGAATATAGTTTAATGCATATGTATTGGAATAAAGAAGAGTTAACTGAGGAACAAGTACGGATAATGAACCTTTATAGAATAAAGATTGAAAAAAGCCATTCTTTAAACACAGTTGGTTTCCTATGA
- a CDS encoding TetR/AcrR family transcriptional regulator — MQVTREDWIKVGLQQLANEGIHKVRIEALARLLKISKGSFYHYFRDHQELLDSMLDFWEVHATKLIVQSMEQQDASLEQLLQISFNRDKKIENGIYTWAKYDPVVAARLVDIEEQRISCVAKLYQKMGIDETESLARARLAYLTYVGWMTRFEANPNFDINKMVELLTSISGCPNID; from the coding sequence ATGCAAGTAACGAGGGAAGACTGGATAAAAGTAGGATTACAACAATTAGCTAATGAAGGTATACATAAAGTTCGCATTGAAGCACTTGCTCGATTGCTAAAAATAAGCAAAGGAAGCTTCTATCACTATTTTCGTGACCATCAAGAGCTTTTAGATTCTATGCTCGACTTTTGGGAAGTACATGCAACAAAGCTGATTGTTCAAAGTATGGAGCAACAAGATGCCTCTTTAGAACAGCTATTACAGATTAGTTTTAATCGAGATAAAAAAATTGAGAATGGTATTTATACTTGGGCTAAATATGATCCTGTTGTGGCAGCACGTTTAGTAGATATAGAAGAACAAAGAATTTCTTGTGTTGCAAAATTGTATCAAAAAATGGGCATAGACGAAACTGAATCACTTGCTCGAGCGAGACTTGCCTATTTAACGTATGTAGGATGGATGACAAGGTTTGAAGCAAATCCTAATTTTGATATTAATAAAATGGTTGAGCTTTTAACTTCTATCAGCGGGTGTCCAAACATCGACTGA
- a CDS encoding carboxypeptidase regulatory-like domain-containing protein, producing MRHKLITLFICITIVIGAMVVTKYYIEDDQCIAVGMYSRGIIVDQNNEPISNVKIYEDSIESKERSISNEKGEFEIANGVCGDITLQLVTPNSEIYTRKYERKHIPQVIKLNYKNEGE from the coding sequence GTGAGACACAAATTAATAACCTTGTTTATATGTATTACTATAGTAATTGGAGCGATGGTAGTTACTAAATATTATATAGAAGATGATCAATGCATAGCAGTTGGTATGTATTCAAGAGGTATAATCGTAGATCAAAATAACGAACCTATATCAAATGTGAAAATTTATGAGGATTCAATTGAAAGTAAGGAACGTAGTATTTCAAATGAAAAAGGTGAATTTGAAATTGCAAATGGCGTTTGTGGTGACATTACGTTACAATTAGTTACTCCAAATAGCGAAATCTATACGAGGAAGTATGAAAGAAAGCATATACCCCAAGTTATAAAGTTGAATTATAAAAATGAAGGTGAATAA
- a CDS encoding multicopper oxidase family protein: MELKKFIDPLPIPSAIKPIGTYKGKSFYDVRMIETLHKFHSDLPKTKVWGYNGMVPGPTFEVKKDHPVYVRWSNDLPEKHFLPVDTTVHGAHDNPEVRTVVHLHGSPSEPDSDGHPEAWFTKNFQQTGPSFVKEIYHYTNRERATALWYHDHALGITRLNVYAGLAGLYLIRDKEEKSLPLPKGKYEIPLIVQDKSFNPDGSLFYPAQPEDPPPGLPYPSIVSLFLGNTIAVNGKVWPFLKVEPRKYRFRLLNASNTRTYKFQLSDLSSFFLIGTDGGLLKRPIKVQSLDVSPAERIDIIIDFSRFVGKKVVLQNGSDLDNPTGEIMEFQVTKPLSCPDKSKIPCKLSNIDFIPVEKVKKVRRLTLNDSEDEFGRLMLLLDNKEWDDPVTETPLLNSVEIWELVNLTVGIHPIHIHLVNFQVLDRHDLNGNLLDPLPADFGLKDTVLVAGEQIVRIIMKFEPYSGDYVWHCHRLEHEDHDMMRPLKIIPSNLNRHKSN, translated from the coding sequence TTGGAATTAAAAAAATTTATTGATCCCCTTCCGATTCCCTCTGCAATAAAACCTATAGGAACATATAAAGGTAAGTCGTTTTATGATGTACGTATGATTGAAACGCTACACAAGTTTCATAGTGATTTACCAAAGACGAAAGTATGGGGCTATAATGGAATGGTACCAGGTCCAACGTTTGAGGTTAAAAAAGATCATCCTGTATATGTGAGATGGTCAAACGATTTACCTGAAAAACACTTCTTACCTGTTGATACAACCGTTCACGGGGCCCATGATAACCCAGAAGTACGAACTGTTGTACATTTACATGGAAGCCCAAGTGAACCAGATAGCGATGGTCATCCTGAAGCATGGTTTACGAAAAACTTTCAACAAACAGGACCTAGTTTCGTAAAAGAGATTTATCATTATACGAATCGAGAACGAGCAACTGCCCTTTGGTATCATGATCATGCACTTGGGATTACTCGTTTAAATGTATATGCGGGTCTTGCAGGACTTTACTTGATTCGTGATAAAGAAGAAAAATCACTACCCCTACCTAAAGGAAAATACGAGATACCGCTTATCGTTCAAGATAAATCCTTTAACCCAGACGGTTCCCTATTTTATCCTGCTCAACCAGAAGACCCACCACCAGGGTTACCATACCCTTCTATTGTTTCTCTATTTTTAGGAAATACAATTGCAGTTAACGGGAAAGTATGGCCATTTTTAAAAGTGGAGCCCCGCAAATATAGATTTCGTTTATTAAACGCTTCCAATACTCGCACATACAAGTTCCAATTAAGTGACCTTAGTTCATTCTTTTTAATAGGAACTGATGGCGGCCTTCTTAAACGGCCGATTAAAGTACAAAGTTTAGATGTTTCACCAGCAGAACGTATTGACATTATTATTGATTTTTCAAGGTTTGTAGGAAAAAAAGTAGTATTACAAAATGGAAGTGATTTAGATAATCCAACTGGTGAGATTATGGAGTTCCAAGTAACGAAACCATTATCCTGCCCAGATAAAAGTAAAATCCCATGCAAATTAAGTAACATTGACTTTATTCCAGTAGAAAAAGTAAAGAAAGTAAGACGATTAACATTAAATGACTCAGAGGATGAATTTGGGCGTCTAATGCTTTTATTAGATAATAAAGAATGGGACGATCCCGTGACAGAAACACCTTTACTTAATTCTGTTGAAATATGGGAGTTAGTAAATTTGACCGTTGGGATTCATCCTATTCATATACATCTAGTTAATTTTCAAGTTCTTGATCGTCATGATTTGAATGGAAACTTGTTAGATCCTCTCCCAGCTGATTTCGGTTTAAAAGATACCGTGCTAGTAGCAGGTGAACAAATCGTCCGAATCATAATGAAGTTTGAGCCCTATTCTGGAGATTATGTATGGCATTGTCATCGTTTAGAGCATGAAGACCATGATATGATGAGACCGTTAAAAATCATACCTTCCAATCTTAATAGACACAAATCAAATTGA
- a CDS encoding M3 family oligoendopeptidase has protein sequence MQRLNTVDISNVLELEKVFSALLNKVISSKLDLENWLKEQSNLIWEIEEQLRSHYIAFQCNTANQEIKDTFEHDQEHVRPLLKRYQNSFENKYLESPFRMQVLDPKTYSLLDKKIKNAQTLFCEKNIDLEVKEDKLVTEYFEITGSLTALWDGEEKTITELQSYLQNPNRDIRKKAKTLISEKFLSVENNLQHILNKLIAIRHQKAKNIQLNNYRDYMFKKYERFDYTADDCYELAESIRKYVVPLIDNIFNEKKAELQVDILRPWDLKAAAPNQKVLKPIEDESDLIEKSSHILQKLDPEFSALLSRMHKNDCLDLESRKGKAPGGFCEHLPASQLSFIFMNLNHTHYDVTTFLHEMGHSIHNECMKQLELQKYLEIPSESAELASMTMELFSMEYWDTFYENTEEFIKAKLDFFKDIVKYLPQMLIVDQFQHWMYENPNHTAKERNEKYLELHNTYQSNVVNIEGYEHWIATGWLPVLHIYEVPFYYIEYAIAQLGALQMYKQYKENPKQALQNYKKALSLGSSKSLTEVYEAAGIRFDFSSETIKELMAFVEEELNLLEQI, from the coding sequence ATGCAACGCTTAAACACAGTTGATATTAGTAATGTACTAGAATTAGAAAAAGTTTTTTCTGCTTTGTTAAATAAAGTGATCTCTTCAAAGCTAGACCTTGAAAATTGGTTAAAAGAGCAATCTAATTTAATTTGGGAAATCGAAGAACAGTTAAGATCTCATTATATCGCTTTTCAATGTAATACAGCTAATCAGGAGATTAAAGATACATTTGAACACGACCAGGAGCACGTAAGACCACTTTTAAAACGTTATCAAAATTCATTTGAAAATAAATATTTAGAATCGCCATTTCGAATGCAAGTACTTGATCCAAAAACTTATAGCTTACTAGATAAAAAAATAAAAAATGCGCAAACATTATTTTGTGAAAAGAACATCGATTTAGAAGTAAAAGAAGACAAATTAGTAACCGAGTACTTCGAAATTACAGGCAGTTTGACTGCACTATGGGATGGCGAAGAAAAAACAATTACTGAACTACAGTCTTACTTACAAAATCCGAATCGTGATATACGAAAAAAAGCAAAAACGCTCATTTCTGAAAAATTCTTATCTGTTGAAAATAATTTACAACATATTTTAAATAAACTAATTGCAATCCGTCACCAAAAGGCAAAAAACATTCAATTAAATAATTATCGTGATTATATGTTTAAAAAATATGAGCGTTTTGATTATACGGCTGATGATTGCTATGAACTTGCAGAATCCATTCGTAAATACGTTGTACCACTTATTGATAATATATTTAATGAGAAAAAAGCTGAACTTCAAGTAGATATACTTCGTCCGTGGGATCTAAAAGCAGCCGCACCAAATCAAAAAGTATTAAAACCTATTGAAGACGAGAGTGATTTAATCGAAAAAAGTTCTCATATTTTACAAAAACTAGACCCAGAATTTTCTGCATTATTGAGCCGTATGCATAAAAATGATTGCTTAGATTTAGAAAGTCGTAAAGGAAAAGCACCTGGAGGATTTTGCGAACACTTACCTGCTTCTCAATTATCTTTTATTTTTATGAATCTCAATCATACACATTATGATGTTACTACTTTCCTCCATGAAATGGGCCATAGTATTCATAATGAATGTATGAAGCAGCTAGAGCTACAAAAATATTTAGAAATCCCTTCAGAATCAGCTGAGCTAGCCAGCATGACAATGGAATTGTTTTCGATGGAGTATTGGGATACATTTTATGAGAATACAGAAGAATTTATAAAAGCAAAATTAGATTTCTTTAAAGATATTGTTAAGTATTTACCACAAATGCTTATCGTTGATCAATTCCAACATTGGATGTATGAAAATCCAAATCATACTGCTAAAGAAAGAAATGAAAAATATTTAGAATTACATAACACTTACCAATCGAATGTGGTAAATATTGAAGGTTATGAACATTGGATAGCAACTGGCTGGTTACCTGTACTACATATTTATGAAGTACCATTCTATTATATCGAATATGCGATTGCGCAGCTCGGTGCACTGCAAATGTATAAACAATATAAAGAGAATCCTAAACAAGCACTACAAAATTATAAAAAAGCATTGTCTCTAGGTAGCTCTAAATCCTTAACAGAGGTATATGAAGCAGCTGGAATTCGTTTTGATTTTTCTAGTGAGACAATAAAAGAATTAATGGCATTTGTAGAAGAAGAATTAAATTTACTTGAACAAATATAA
- a CDS encoding DUF3995 domain-containing protein, which produces MKLLLIVVAVGLLWFISFLHIYWAFGGRWGSAAVLPVKEGEHKPAFTPRIGGTLFVAILILLASVIIVVQVGYLQGFQANSLSKIGSIVCALVFIIRAIGDFKFVGFFKKIKHSQFARYDTWFYSPLCVFFGFVYIMLLF; this is translated from the coding sequence ATGAAATTACTATTAATAGTAGTAGCTGTAGGGCTTCTGTGGTTTATCAGTTTTTTGCATATTTATTGGGCTTTTGGAGGTCGATGGGGTTCTGCCGCTGTTCTCCCAGTAAAAGAGGGAGAACATAAGCCTGCTTTTACTCCGAGAATAGGGGGAACATTATTCGTAGCCATTCTTATTCTATTAGCTAGTGTCATTATTGTTGTTCAAGTAGGTTATTTGCAGGGGTTCCAAGCAAATAGTTTATCTAAAATTGGAAGTATTGTCTGTGCTTTAGTTTTCATTATTAGGGCAATTGGTGATTTTAAGTTCGTTGGATTTTTCAAGAAAATTAAACATTCTCAGTTTGCTAGATACGACACTTGGTTCTATAGTCCATTATGTGTATTCTTTGGCTTTGTCTATATCATGTTGTTGTTTTAA